A single genomic interval of Terriglobus albidus harbors:
- a CDS encoding glycoside hydrolase family 88/105 protein, translated as MKLRILAALPLFATALLAQKPGDKYFTNWPENTDPKVVGKKLADHFVVSPHQYTATIHYSEVGAWYGSLEFSKLTGDTELRDKLIKKFEPLMPGGAEESRIPQRRHVDDSIFGIVPIEIGILTKDEKYASYGKSWADRQWENPQPDGLSAETRYWIDDMYMLTILQLQEYRASGDKKYLDRTAKEMVSYLDKLQQPNGLFHHAPDVPFFWGRGDGWVAVGMAEMLRDLPDNHPDRARILKGYKLMMAGLLKYQGKDGMWRELIDKDDAWPESSSSAMFTYAFITGVKNGWLPEAEYGPAARKGWIAVAGYIDQNSDITQVCEGTGKKNDLAYYYARRRRTGDFHGQEAAIWCTNALLR; from the coding sequence ATGAAGCTCCGCATCCTGGCTGCTCTACCTCTCTTTGCGACCGCTCTGTTGGCTCAGAAGCCCGGCGACAAGTACTTCACGAACTGGCCGGAAAATACCGACCCCAAGGTTGTGGGAAAGAAGCTGGCCGACCATTTTGTTGTGAGCCCTCACCAGTACACGGCCACGATCCATTACTCAGAAGTCGGGGCATGGTACGGATCGCTGGAGTTTTCTAAGCTCACCGGCGATACCGAGCTGCGTGACAAGCTGATTAAGAAGTTCGAGCCGCTGATGCCCGGTGGCGCCGAGGAGTCCCGTATTCCGCAGCGGCGGCACGTGGACGACTCGATCTTCGGCATCGTGCCCATCGAGATCGGCATCCTGACCAAGGACGAGAAGTATGCCAGCTATGGCAAGAGCTGGGCTGACCGTCAGTGGGAGAATCCGCAGCCGGACGGCCTTTCGGCTGAGACCCGCTACTGGATCGACGACATGTACATGCTCACCATCCTGCAGCTGCAGGAGTATCGCGCCTCGGGCGACAAAAAGTATCTGGACCGCACCGCAAAGGAGATGGTGAGCTATCTCGACAAACTGCAGCAGCCGAATGGCCTGTTCCATCACGCGCCCGATGTGCCCTTCTTCTGGGGACGTGGCGATGGCTGGGTTGCCGTGGGAATGGCTGAGATGCTGCGTGACTTGCCTGACAATCATCCCGACCGTGCGCGAATCCTGAAAGGCTACAAGCTGATGATGGCCGGCCTTCTGAAGTACCAGGGCAAAGACGGCATGTGGCGTGAGCTGATCGATAAGGACGATGCCTGGCCGGAGAGTTCGAGCTCGGCGATGTTTACCTACGCCTTCATCACCGGTGTAAAGAACGGCTGGCTGCCAGAGGCGGAGTACGGTCCTGCGGCGCGTAAGGGATGGATCGCCGTGGCCGGCTATATCGATCAGAACAGCGACATCACGCAGGTGTGTGAGGGCACTGGCAAGAAGAACGATCTTGCCTACTACTACGCTCGCCGTCGCCGCACAGGCGACTTCCACGGACAGGAAGCTGCCATCTGGTGCACCAACGCACTGCTGCGGTAG
- the metK gene encoding methionine adenosyltransferase → MATRDRFLFTSESVTEGHPDKIADQVSDAILDACLEQDPYSRVACETLTCTGLVVVAGEITTKAYVDFQNIVRATVKAIGYDDALKGFDSQTCAVISSINSQSPDIAQGVDTGGAGDQGMMFGYATNETPDLMPTPIALAHKLSFRLSEVRKNGLMPYLRPDGKSQVTVEYDENHKPVRVDAVVISTQHAEFKDRDPNSTLTNEQLHADILKNVIQAVIPAELLDADTKYHINPTGRFVIGGPMGDSGLTGRKIIVDTYGGMGRHGGGAFSGKDSTKVDRSAAYMARYIAKNIVAAGLADRAEVQLAYAIGVAEPVSVLVDTFGTGKVSEAKITEAVRANFSLTPKGIIETLELRRPIFKQTAAYGHFGRTGDAFTWEKTDKAAALKAAVQREAVATK, encoded by the coding sequence TTGGCGACACGCGACCGTTTTCTGTTTACCAGTGAGTCCGTAACTGAGGGACACCCTGACAAGATTGCCGATCAGGTATCGGATGCAATCCTGGACGCCTGCCTGGAGCAGGACCCCTACAGCCGTGTCGCCTGTGAGACCCTCACCTGCACCGGTCTGGTGGTGGTTGCCGGCGAGATCACGACCAAGGCGTATGTCGACTTCCAGAACATCGTCCGCGCCACGGTGAAGGCTATCGGCTATGACGACGCCCTGAAGGGCTTCGACAGCCAGACCTGCGCTGTCATCTCCTCGATCAACAGCCAGTCGCCTGACATCGCCCAGGGTGTAGATACCGGCGGCGCCGGTGACCAGGGCATGATGTTCGGCTATGCCACCAACGAGACCCCGGACCTGATGCCGACTCCGATCGCGCTGGCGCACAAGCTGTCGTTCCGCCTCTCCGAGGTCCGCAAGAACGGCCTGATGCCGTACCTGCGTCCTGACGGCAAGAGCCAGGTGACGGTGGAGTACGACGAGAACCACAAGCCCGTCCGCGTGGATGCGGTGGTGATTTCGACGCAGCACGCCGAGTTCAAGGACCGCGATCCGAACTCGACGCTGACTAATGAGCAGCTTCACGCCGACATCCTGAAGAACGTGATCCAGGCCGTCATTCCGGCCGAGCTTCTGGATGCCGACACCAAGTACCACATCAACCCGACCGGCCGCTTCGTTATCGGCGGACCGATGGGTGACTCGGGTCTGACCGGCCGCAAGATCATCGTCGACACCTACGGCGGCATGGGCCGTCACGGCGGCGGCGCCTTCTCCGGTAAGGACTCGACCAAGGTCGACCGTTCGGCTGCTTATATGGCCCGCTATATCGCCAAGAACATCGTCGCCGCCGGTCTGGCCGATCGCGCCGAGGTTCAGCTTGCCTACGCCATCGGCGTCGCCGAGCCGGTTTCGGTTCTGGTGGACACCTTCGGCACCGGCAAGGTCTCCGAGGCGAAGATCACTGAGGCTGTCCGCGCGAACTTCTCGCTGACGCCGAAGGGCATCATCGAGACCCTCGAGCTCCGCCGCCCGATCTTCAAGCAGACCGCAGCCTACGGCCACTTCGGCCGCACCGGCGATGCGTTCACCTGGGAGAAGACCGACAAGGCCGCCGCTCTGAAGGCTGCCGTGCAGCGGGAAGCGGTCGCTACCAAGTAA
- a CDS encoding TonB-dependent receptor → MKRILQYLCTVAAVLLLTGTPALAQSVTGSISGTVTDPTGAAIQRATVTIVLTERNQTLRTLTTSDAGFYAASALPVGTYDVHIKATGFAAEEVQSIVLHANDTLTVNREMKPGAENSTVTVNASTLQINFENSTQAGLIDSTQIKELVTATRNYEQLVALQPGVSYTGGDQLYVGNTNPVGGNNLVSFSVNGARTSGNNWTVDGADNVDRGANLNVLTYPSVDAIAEFRTLRGNYSAEYGRSASGQINVITKSGANKFHGSLYEFVRNDVFAANTVLGKQGGAPRAKLRYNDFGGTIGGPVWKDHTFFFYSQEVRRVVTQAQVRSTGLPVTSQLTGNFGAYTVCVARNAAGSCTSYSNQVTTINPVAQAYIKDIYSKLPLSATSNSVITTQQSTYNQNQQIGRLDHQFGQKITATFRVINDIIPTVEPGGLFSGSGLPGVNTTKTNAPGQNWLGHITYIVSPTLLIDGGYAFSYGAITSDPVGLMAKANSPDISPKLPYSSMLARVPTITYTSTGVTNGNLTSYGPYRDYNRNHNIFANVAKTVSNHTLKAGFTWNKYQKTENNAGNNAGTFSFTNAGAGVSGTPAASTPNYVQAFANFLTGWVTTYSQASLDLTPDIRTTQYEIFFQDDWKATRRLTINAGLRYSRFNQPTDAKGMLTTFDPSLYVAAKAPTIDNNGLICTTGAPCTGVSPNTSYDPLNGMSVNGGSSPYGAKVGKSSGLNFAPRLGFAYDVLGNGKVALRGGYGLAYDSALFGIYEQNIFQNKPYVNSPSIPNTCLNDPAGCNSAAASFSPFVVRATDPNFKTPYTQQYSLDVQAMAPGGVMVDLGYVGNVSRHLIGLIDINNLQPGAYVTAGIIPGNVVTTTNTPLLNRIRPYKGYNAINTVSPMYMANYNALQLAGQKNWKNGSLFSANYTWSRALTNASADRTGAPQNNYDLMAEYGRAAADRTHIFNFNFVYNLPFADQRGLVHRVLGGWELSSAGYFQTGLPLSPATSSVDPGGIGFLGSSAAGGRPDQVADPNSGTGTGQYLHWFNTAAFATVPTGVYRPGNARRGVVNGPGWWRVDPGLFRNVRIVEGVSVQVRGEFINVFNHTNWDTVGTNISTTTTYGQVTGFRDKRIVQLGAKLTF, encoded by the coding sequence ATGAAGCGTATTTTGCAGTATTTATGTACCGTCGCGGCTGTACTGCTGCTGACGGGTACGCCCGCCTTGGCGCAGTCCGTGACAGGTAGCATCAGCGGAACGGTAACCGATCCCACCGGCGCCGCTATTCAGAGAGCTACCGTCACGATCGTTCTCACTGAACGCAATCAGACTCTCCGCACACTGACAACTTCTGATGCCGGGTTTTATGCCGCCTCGGCTTTGCCAGTCGGAACCTACGACGTTCATATCAAGGCAACTGGGTTTGCCGCCGAAGAGGTGCAGAGCATCGTTCTGCACGCGAACGATACTCTTACGGTCAATCGCGAAATGAAGCCGGGCGCCGAGAACTCTACGGTGACCGTTAATGCCAGCACTCTACAGATAAACTTCGAGAACTCGACACAGGCCGGCTTGATCGACAGCACGCAGATCAAGGAACTGGTGACGGCTACCCGTAACTATGAGCAGCTTGTGGCGCTTCAGCCGGGCGTCTCATACACCGGTGGCGACCAGCTTTATGTCGGCAATACGAACCCTGTCGGCGGAAACAACCTGGTGAGCTTCTCCGTAAATGGAGCTCGTACCAGCGGTAATAACTGGACCGTGGATGGTGCGGATAATGTCGACCGCGGAGCGAACCTGAACGTGCTGACCTATCCTTCGGTCGATGCGATTGCTGAGTTCCGTACGCTGCGGGGCAATTACTCGGCAGAGTATGGCCGCAGCGCCAGCGGCCAGATTAACGTGATCACGAAGTCCGGCGCCAACAAATTCCACGGCAGCCTGTATGAGTTCGTTCGGAACGACGTCTTCGCCGCCAATACCGTACTCGGCAAGCAGGGCGGAGCGCCGCGCGCGAAGCTTCGTTATAACGACTTTGGCGGCACCATCGGCGGTCCGGTGTGGAAGGACCATACCTTTTTCTTCTACTCACAGGAAGTTCGTCGTGTGGTGACCCAGGCGCAGGTGCGCAGCACCGGTCTGCCGGTGACTTCACAGTTGACCGGTAACTTCGGTGCATACACGGTCTGCGTTGCGCGCAATGCTGCCGGTAGCTGCACCTCCTACTCCAATCAGGTGACCACCATCAATCCGGTTGCCCAGGCCTACATCAAAGACATCTATTCCAAGCTTCCCTTGTCAGCTACTTCGAACAGCGTCATCACGACGCAGCAAAGCACTTATAACCAGAACCAGCAGATCGGCCGCCTGGATCACCAGTTCGGCCAAAAGATTACGGCGACGTTCCGTGTGATCAACGACATCATCCCTACCGTCGAACCCGGCGGCCTATTCAGCGGTTCTGGACTGCCGGGTGTGAACACCACGAAGACGAACGCTCCCGGCCAGAACTGGCTGGGGCACATTACCTATATCGTTTCGCCCACCCTGTTGATTGATGGCGGATATGCGTTCTCATACGGTGCAATCACGAGCGATCCGGTCGGACTGATGGCCAAGGCTAATTCGCCCGACATCAGTCCGAAGCTTCCCTATTCGTCTATGTTGGCCCGTGTTCCGACCATTACATACACCAGCACGGGTGTGACCAACGGAAACCTCACCAGCTATGGACCGTACCGCGACTACAACCGCAATCACAATATCTTTGCGAACGTGGCCAAGACTGTTAGCAACCATACGCTCAAAGCCGGCTTCACCTGGAACAAGTACCAGAAGACGGAAAATAACGCCGGCAATAATGCGGGTACCTTCTCGTTCACCAACGCCGGTGCCGGTGTCAGCGGTACGCCTGCGGCCAGCACTCCTAACTACGTTCAGGCGTTCGCCAACTTCCTTACCGGATGGGTAACGACCTATTCGCAGGCATCGCTGGATCTGACTCCGGATATTCGTACGACGCAATACGAGATCTTCTTTCAGGATGACTGGAAGGCTACTCGCCGTTTGACCATCAATGCCGGTCTGCGCTATTCGCGTTTCAATCAGCCGACTGACGCGAAGGGAATGTTGACGACCTTCGATCCGTCTCTCTACGTGGCAGCGAAAGCTCCCACGATCGATAACAACGGCCTGATCTGCACCACCGGTGCTCCGTGCACAGGTGTGAGTCCGAATACATCCTACGATCCGCTGAATGGTATGAGCGTCAACGGCGGCAGCTCTCCGTATGGCGCGAAGGTGGGCAAGTCGAGCGGCCTGAACTTTGCTCCGCGTCTCGGTTTTGCGTATGACGTTCTGGGCAACGGCAAGGTCGCGCTCCGTGGCGGTTACGGTCTTGCTTATGATTCGGCTCTGTTCGGCATCTACGAGCAGAACATCTTTCAGAACAAGCCGTATGTGAATTCACCCTCTATTCCCAACACGTGTCTTAACGACCCCGCCGGTTGTAATTCGGCGGCAGCCAGCTTCAGCCCCTTTGTCGTACGCGCGACCGATCCGAACTTTAAAACTCCATATACTCAGCAGTACTCGCTGGACGTTCAGGCGATGGCGCCGGGCGGCGTGATGGTTGATTTGGGATATGTGGGTAATGTCTCGCGTCATCTGATCGGTCTGATCGATATCAACAATCTGCAGCCGGGGGCTTATGTGACCGCCGGAATCATTCCGGGCAATGTGGTAACGACTACTAATACGCCGTTATTGAACCGCATTCGTCCTTACAAGGGCTACAACGCGATCAATACGGTATCGCCCATGTATATGGCGAACTACAACGCCCTGCAGCTGGCCGGACAGAAGAACTGGAAGAACGGCTCTCTGTTCAGCGCCAACTACACCTGGTCACGTGCCTTGACCAATGCCAGCGCCGATCGGACCGGAGCACCGCAGAACAACTACGATCTGATGGCCGAGTATGGCCGCGCCGCCGCCGATCGTACACACATCTTCAACTTCAACTTCGTCTACAACCTGCCGTTTGCGGACCAGCGCGGTCTGGTTCACCGGGTGCTGGGTGGTTGGGAGCTGTCGTCTGCCGGTTATTTCCAGACCGGTCTGCCGCTCAGCCCTGCGACCTCCTCGGTGGATCCAGGTGGGATTGGCTTTCTGGGATCGTCGGCGGCAGGCGGACGCCCTGATCAGGTCGCCGATCCGAACTCGGGGACCGGTACAGGCCAGTACCTGCACTGGTTCAATACCGCAGCATTTGCGACAGTTCCAACCGGCGTCTATCGTCCGGGCAATGCTCGTCGCGGTGTGGTCAACGGGCCTGGCTGGTGGCGTGTGGATCCGGGACTGTTCCGGAACGTGCGCATTGTCGAGGGCGTCTCGGTGCAGGTCCGTGGCGAGTTCATCAACGTCTTCAATCACACCAACTGGGATACCGTGGGAACGAATATCTCAACGACGACAACCTATGGCCAGGTAACTGGCTTCCGCGACAAGCGCATCGTGCAGCTTGGCGCAAAGCTCACCTTCTAA
- a CDS encoding helix-turn-helix domain-containing protein, producing MVNGSMAGFGEQLRRARAERGISLEMISERTKIAVRHLESLEEERFKDLPGGVFNRGMVRSYARVVGLDEQEWHDRFMECYRSSGSLKHDDADWLAFTENMVNSDQAADPAIRLRWAGVALMGLVFLFLATLAWYLLNRRL from the coding sequence ATGGTGAACGGATCCATGGCTGGATTCGGAGAGCAACTGCGGCGTGCACGTGCGGAGCGTGGGATATCGCTGGAGATGATCTCGGAGAGGACGAAAATTGCTGTCCGTCATCTGGAATCCCTGGAAGAGGAACGCTTCAAAGATCTGCCCGGCGGGGTCTTCAACCGCGGCATGGTGCGTAGCTATGCCCGCGTAGTCGGACTCGACGAGCAGGAATGGCACGATCGCTTTATGGAGTGCTATCGCAGTAGTGGCTCTCTAAAGCACGACGACGCCGACTGGCTCGCATTTACCGAAAATATGGTGAATTCTGACCAGGCCGCCGACCCGGCGATCCGGTTGCGATGGGCCGGGGTTGCGCTGATGGGGCTCGTTTTCCTCTTCCTGGCCACGCTGGCATGGTATTTGCTTAACCGCCGTCTTTGA
- a CDS encoding ABC transporter permease, whose amino-acid sequence MNKLVIGNLVHRPLRSLISVFAVAIEVIMILSIAAIMFGMLNGQKVRTSGIGADMITHPGAASNLIGVSGAAASIKVADVLRPLPHVTVVSPVNIKLSSGATLENIYGIDFKSFQDLRPFIFISGGPFQAPDDAIIDDYEAARGTGKKVGDPIQILNHTFRIAGIVEHGRGGRKFIPIDTMGQLIGTEGKASYFYLKLDDIKNSDAVRAEIKATPGMEQYDVQTMEELLSSLTPDKMPGFNVGLRTVIGIAIIIGFLVIFQSMYTAVMERTREIGILKSLGASKAAIVGAVLRESGLLAVCGIVLGIAATFGIRAGLHAKFPTMDFELTGNWIAIATLLALAGALFGALYPALKAAAKDPIEALAYE is encoded by the coding sequence ATGAATAAGCTGGTTATTGGAAATCTCGTCCACAGACCGCTACGCTCGCTGATCAGCGTCTTCGCCGTGGCCATTGAAGTCATCATGATCTTGTCCATTGCGGCAATCATGTTCGGCATGCTGAACGGACAGAAGGTAAGGACCAGCGGCATCGGCGCTGACATGATCACGCACCCCGGCGCGGCATCGAATCTGATAGGCGTCAGCGGCGCCGCAGCTTCCATCAAAGTTGCAGATGTGCTGCGCCCCCTGCCTCATGTCACCGTGGTATCCCCCGTGAACATCAAGCTCTCTTCAGGCGCCACACTAGAGAACATCTACGGCATCGATTTCAAGAGCTTTCAGGATCTTCGCCCCTTCATATTTATCTCCGGTGGTCCCTTCCAGGCTCCTGACGATGCCATCATCGATGACTATGAAGCGGCTCGGGGGACCGGGAAAAAAGTAGGTGACCCCATTCAGATCCTCAACCATACCTTCCGCATCGCGGGTATCGTTGAGCACGGGCGCGGAGGCCGCAAGTTCATCCCGATCGACACCATGGGGCAGCTGATTGGTACCGAGGGCAAGGCCAGCTACTTTTATCTCAAACTTGACGACATCAAGAACAGCGACGCCGTTCGCGCTGAAATTAAGGCCACTCCGGGCATGGAGCAGTATGACGTTCAGACCATGGAAGAACTGCTCTCCAGTCTGACGCCCGATAAGATGCCGGGGTTCAATGTAGGCCTCCGGACTGTCATCGGCATCGCCATCATCATTGGCTTCCTCGTAATCTTTCAATCCATGTACACCGCGGTCATGGAACGCACCCGTGAGATCGGCATCCTGAAGTCACTGGGAGCCTCCAAAGCCGCCATCGTTGGCGCCGTCCTTCGTGAGAGCGGTTTGCTTGCCGTCTGCGGCATCGTTTTGGGGATCGCTGCGACATTCGGCATTCGCGCCGGCCTGCATGCAAAGTTCCCTACGATGGATTTCGAGCTGACAGGAAATTGGATCGCCATTGCAACCCTTCTGGCTCTTGCCGGAGCTCTCTTCGGTGCTCTCTATCCAGCGCTGAAAGCTGCAGCAAAAGATCCTATCGAAGCACTCGCATACGAATAG
- a CDS encoding DUF1501 domain-containing protein has protein sequence MNRREFLKHTSKFALGASAAPLIPRLISAPLLAQAAGSNSGYRAIVCIYLDGGNDGNNTVIPVDSYYSQYANGRGALALDRTSLASLRATSGGRLFGLHPSLKNVASLYNQGHATWLCNAGPLTMPYKKGQTTGKVPLNLFSHTGQAAEWQSALTQADSTNGWAGRLADLLAKQNLSSSPVVISTSGWQLLGSGTTTELAAIGAGNNALSVLNALQSLTPSLNQMDSTPGSNALSNTISEMQSGHLSTTKLLVDAASTGSSIQTKFPNTYIGQQLQVIAQMINGRSRFDVNRQIFLSSVSGYDTHTLQLPQQESNLADLDGAVGAFAAAMQEINMFDQVTLFTMTDFARSHLVNSGGGTDHAWGNHHLIVGGAVKGGDMYGTFPSLVIGGDDDFATNGLWIPTTSGSQYAATLAQWLGVQSKDLSNVFPELSNFSKSTLGFLG, from the coding sequence ATGAATCGGCGTGAATTTCTTAAACACACTTCAAAATTTGCACTAGGGGCGAGTGCAGCACCGCTCATTCCGCGGCTGATCTCAGCACCTCTTCTGGCACAGGCTGCCGGCAGCAATAGCGGCTACCGAGCGATCGTCTGTATATATCTCGACGGTGGCAATGATGGAAATAACACTGTCATTCCTGTCGACTCGTACTACTCGCAGTACGCTAACGGTAGAGGTGCACTGGCTCTCGATCGAACCAGCCTTGCCAGCCTGCGGGCTACCAGTGGTGGACGTCTCTTCGGTCTGCATCCCAGCCTGAAGAATGTAGCCTCACTCTACAACCAGGGTCACGCTACATGGCTATGCAATGCGGGTCCATTGACCATGCCTTACAAGAAGGGACAGACCACGGGCAAGGTGCCGCTCAACCTGTTCTCCCACACCGGGCAGGCCGCCGAATGGCAGTCCGCGCTTACACAGGCTGACAGCACCAATGGATGGGCCGGACGTCTTGCCGATCTTCTCGCGAAGCAGAATCTTTCGAGCTCGCCCGTCGTGATCTCGACCAGCGGATGGCAGTTGCTCGGCAGCGGCACAACAACCGAGCTCGCCGCCATCGGCGCCGGTAACAACGCTCTGTCTGTTCTGAATGCATTGCAGTCTCTGACACCTTCCCTGAATCAGATGGACTCGACACCGGGCTCGAACGCGTTGTCGAATACGATCTCTGAGATGCAGAGCGGTCACCTGTCCACAACGAAGCTACTTGTGGATGCCGCTTCCACGGGCTCCAGCATTCAGACCAAGTTTCCCAACACATATATTGGCCAGCAGTTGCAGGTCATCGCGCAGATGATCAATGGCCGTTCACGCTTCGATGTCAATCGGCAGATCTTCCTCTCCAGCGTGTCAGGCTATGACACGCATACGCTGCAGCTCCCGCAACAGGAATCGAATCTTGCAGATCTTGATGGTGCAGTCGGCGCCTTTGCGGCTGCCATGCAGGAGATCAACATGTTCGATCAGGTGACGCTCTTCACTATGACCGACTTCGCACGCTCGCACCTGGTAAACAGCGGGGGTGGAACCGATCATGCCTGGGGCAATCATCACCTCATCGTCGGTGGTGCAGTCAAGGGTGGTGATATGTATGGCACCTTCCCCAGCCTTGTTATCGGCGGTGATGACGACTTTGCGACGAATGGACTCTGGATCCCGACAACCTCCGGCTCGCAATATGCCGCCACGCTGGCGCAGTGGCTGGGGGTGCAGAGCAAGGATCTCAGCAATGTGTTTCCGGAGCTGAGTAACTTCTCGAAGAGTACGTTAGGTTTTCTGGGATAA